The following are from one region of the Silene latifolia isolate original U9 population chromosome 9, ASM4854445v1, whole genome shotgun sequence genome:
- the LOC141600594 gene encoding protein FAR-RED IMPAIRED RESPONSE 1-like — protein MEITCSCSMFQRMSLLCRHCLWILHNQDFQKIKEKYIMQRWTKAAMSKPVFDKDGKLIDVSQKFPDRKSLSTELWQEVYSCASVAECDDNDMKLLIEKLRDIRLDMISNRSVPAKKKNKIKEIEKYVGCKIPQKLVIHVPKKSKHKGRTKGKRI, from the coding sequence ATGGAGATTACTTGTTCATGTTCTATGTTTCAGAGAATGAGCTTGTTGTGCAGGCACTGCCTTTGGATTCTACACAACCAAGATTTtcagaaaataaaagaaaagtacaTAATGCAAAGATGGACAAAAGCTGCAATGAGTAAGCCTGTCTTTGATAAAGATGGTAAACTGATAGATGTCTCTCAAAAGTTTCCTGACCGGAAAAGTTTGAGTACTGAGCTGTGGCAAGAGGTTTATTCTTGTGCCAGCGTAGCTGAGTGTGATGATAATGACATGAAGCTTTTGATTGAAAAACTAAGAGATATTAGATTGGATATGATTAGTAACAGAAGTGTTCCAGCAAAGAAGAAAAACAAgataaaagaaatagaaaagtacGTGGGCTGCAAAATACCTCAGAAGTTGGTGATTCATGTTCCTAAAAAATCTAAACACAAGGGTAGGACCAAGGGCAAGAGAATTTAA
- the LOC141600595 gene encoding protein FAR1-RELATED SEQUENCE 5-like, which translates to MSGLMRVTSRSKNENSFFDRFLTPHLTLVEFWVCYESALEAQRHKQSKLNSDNKHSEIPRKTKLNLEVHASEMYSHNIFKDFQTELVSALSDYRFKDVEKINEIKIYILTDLQMPNKS; encoded by the coding sequence ATGTCTGGCTTGATGAGGGTTACTTCTAGGTCTAAGAATGAAAACAGTTTCTTTGACAGGTTCCTCACACCTCATTTGACCCTTGTTGAGTTTTGGGTGTGCTATGAGAGTGCCTTGGAAGCACAAAGACACAAGCAGTCCAAGTTGAACAGTGACAACAAACACTCTGAAATCCCACGGAAAACAAAGTTAAACCTTGAAGTCCATGCTTCTGAAATGTACTCGcacaacattttcaaagactTCCAAACAGAATTGGTTTCAGCTTTGTCTGATTACCGTTTTAAAGATGTGGAGAAGATTAATGAGataaaaatatatattctaaCAGACTTGCAGATGCCAAATAAGTCATAG
- the LOC141600596 gene encoding protein FAR1-RELATED SEQUENCE 5-like, which produces MLFGEVLSADATYGTNKYDMVFVPFTGVDHHKRCITFGARLIGDESIESYTWMFKTFLEAMSRCQPRIIITDQDKSIKSVVPEVFKESTHRLCMWHIMMKLREKVSYQLFQDEDFKTRLNRCVWNNQLEPDEFEEQWGKIMTDYQLVEHEWFSDLYDLREQ; this is translated from the coding sequence ATGCTGTTCGGTGAGGTGTTATCAGCAGATGCTACATATggaacaaacaagtacgatatggtgTTTGTGCCTTTCACAGGAGTTGATCACCACAAAAGGTGCATAACCTTTGGAGCTAGGTTGATAGGCGATGAAAGTATTGAGAGTTATACATGGATGTTCAAGACATTTTTGGAAGCAATGAGCAGGTGCCAGCCGAGAATTATAATTACTGATCAGGACAAATCAATAAAGTCGGTAGTCCCGGAAGTGTTTAAGGAGTCAACACACAGACTGTGCATGTGGCACATAATGATGAAACTAAGAGAAAAAGTCAGTTATCAACTGTTTCAAGATGAGGATTTTAAGACCAGGCTCAAtaggtgtgtttggaacaaccaacTTGAGCCTGATGAATTCGAAGAACAATGGGGGAAGATAATGACTGATTATCAACTTGTAGAACACGAGTGGTTTTCAGATTTGTACGATCTCAGGGAACAGTGA